Proteins encoded together in one Planctomyces sp. SH-PL14 window:
- a CDS encoding DUF1488 family protein — MAKHVEFTGKREYLFERNAVRFAAIVDGVPTWCIISEEAVTAGGLPCSNALDLLRVFDQRFREVEAASRRRIDKADPNAEIVITRADLENS; from the coding sequence ATGGCAAAGCACGTCGAGTTCACGGGAAAACGCGAGTACCTCTTCGAACGCAACGCCGTGCGATTCGCCGCGATCGTGGACGGCGTTCCAACTTGGTGCATCATTTCAGAGGAGGCAGTCACCGCGGGTGGCCTCCCGTGTTCCAACGCTCTGGATCTTCTGAGAGTCTTTGACCAGCGGTTCAGAGAGGTCGAGGCCGCGTCCCGGCGGAGGATTGACAAGGCTGATCCCAACGCCGAGATCGTGATCACTCGGGCCGACCTCGAGAACAGCTGA